In Pasteurella dagmatis, the sequence TTTATGAGTTTATTAAAAAACTATGTGATCAGTCTTTCTAGCGCAACAGATCGTAGAAAGCACATTTTGGAAGAATTTTATCAACATAATATTCCTTTCCTCTTTTTTGATGCATTAAGCCCTTCTTTAGAGTTCAACCAATTAGTTGAACAGCTTATACCAAATCTATCACGATGTAATTTAACTAATGGAGAAAAAGGCTGCTTGATGAGCCATTTATCATTGTGGCATAAGTGTGTTGAGGAAAATTTGCCATATATCGGAGTTTTTGAGGATGATATTCTCTTAGGTAAAGATGCGGAGGAATTTCTCGCTAGTGATGAGTGGATTCACTCTCGTTTTCAGCATGGCGATAATTTTATTATTCGTTTGGAGACTTTTCTACAGAAAGTATTGTGTGATGCTACAAATATATCTCCTTATTTAGATAGGGATTTTCTCAAATTGAGATCTACTCACTTTGGTACGGCTGGTTATATTATTTCTTTTTCGGCTGCTAAATATTTCTTAAATATTTTTGCAAATATGAAGGAAGATGAGATCGAGCCAATTGATCAACTTATTTTCGATAGATTTTTACCAATGGATAATTTTCAGGTTTATCAGCTTTCACCAGCAATCTGTATTCAGGAGCTACAGGTAAACCAAGAGCATTCTTTGCTTTCTAGTCAGTTAGAGGATGAGAGAATCATAGCGAGGCTAGATAGAGATCGAAAAAG encodes:
- a CDS encoding glycosyltransferase family 25 protein, encoding MSLLKNYVISLSSATDRRKHILEEFYQHNIPFLFFDALSPSLEFNQLVEQLIPNLSRCNLTNGEKGCLMSHLSLWHKCVEENLPYIGVFEDDILLGKDAEEFLASDEWIHSRFQHGDNFIIRLETFLQKVLCDATNISPYLDRDFLKLRSTHFGTAGYIISFSAAKYFLNIFANMKEDEIEPIDQLIFDRFLPMDNFQVYQLSPAICIQELQVNQEHSLLSSQLEDERIIARLDRDRKRKQKKIKDLFIHFLKKPQRMIEKSKKKRIQLKNNENSVVIEFK